Genomic window (Longimicrobiaceae bacterium):
TCGCGGGGAGATCGGCGGCTCCTCCACCCCGCCGGGCAGACGACAGCACCTCTCTGGCGTACCTGGCCCGGGGCGGAATGGACTACGTCGTGGTGCGCACCGGCCAGGACGATGCCCGGGCGCTCGTGGAGCGGAACCCTGCGAGCTTCCGGCCTGTGTACGCGAACCCCGGGTTTGCGCTCTTCCGGATCGCCGCCACCCCCCACGCCGATTCGGCGCACCCGGCCGGCTGCGGTGCCGGTGAGGCTCAGGTCCGGCCCTGCTCCGACAGGTCGATCATGACACCGCAATCCAGGTAGGGCTTGGTGGGGAGCGCGTCCACGTCGTCCAGGCGCCGCAGCACGTCGTGGATGCGCCACACCTGGCCCTGGATGGAGGCCACCGCCTCGCGGTACCGCTCGTACCCGGCGCCGCCCCCGGCGAGCAGCTCGGCCTCCAGGATCAGCCCGGCGAGGGCGTTGTTCAGCTCGTGACGGAGCCCCAGCGCGAGCTGCTGCAGCGCGTTCCGGCGCTCGGAGATGGCCTGCTCCTCACGCGCCCGCTCCAGGCGGCGGATCTCCTCCTTCAGGTCGATCTCCGCCACGATGGTCCGTGCGATGATGCGGAGGACCTCGATCTCCGCGGGGGTCCAGTCGCGCGGCGCATACCCCGCCACGCTGAGCGTCCCCGGCACCCCGGACCCGGAGGAGTGCAGCGGGACGCCCGCATAGCTCCGGAACCCATCGGCGAGGGAGGTGACCTCCGGGTCGAGCGGGAAGGTGAGCGCGTCGTGGACCACGAGGGGCTCGTCGGCGTCGAGGGTGTAGCGCGCGAGCGAGGTGGCGAGCGGCCGGCTGCGTCGGGTCGCCCGCAGGTCGGGGAGCCGGACCTCGCTCTCCAGCACCAGCCCCTCGGAACGGGCCAGCGACACGGTTGCGACGTCCGCCCCCAGCGTCAGGGCGGCGAGACGGATCAGCTGGTCGAGTCCGCCGGCCGCCCCCGGCACCTCGTCTGCGGCGGCACGGGGTAGCTGTTCGGGGTCGTCCATCGGGAATGCGGGGCTCGCCGGCCGCTCCCGGTTCCCGGAGGGGAGGAAGACGCCGGGGACGGGGAGGCAGGTGTCTGCGCGCATGAGCACGGGTTCCGGGGTTCGGCGGACGTGGCGGGCGCGGGACGGACCGGCACGCCCACGGACCGGCGGGGTGCACCCCCCGTGCCGCGCGGAAGCCCGGGGGCGATGTGGGCCATGGCCTTCTCCGCCAACGATTTGTCCTGGGCAGCAGCCGTCCGGCCGCCGCGTCCGCGCCGTAAGTGTAACGGGAGTGCAACAACAGTTCGGGGCAGACGACCCGCACCTCGGGCTGCGCTTGCTGGCGCGAACTGACCTCCCGTGGGAACTGCACCGCCCCTCCGGCGCGGTTCGCGACTTGCCGGGCCCCGGAGCGGGGCGAGCCTGGCGGCACTGCGCACCGGAGGGACGCGATGGATCCCCGAATCCGGGAGGAGGTGGTGAGCTTCCTCCGGGCCTGGCTCCCGGAGGACGCCAGAGAGGGCTACCGCCGGATGGTGGAGCGGGACCCGGAAGGATGGCACCGGCACCCGCACTTCGCCGAGGGGGTGATCGTCCGGCACGCACTCCGCGGGAACGGCTTCACCGAGGAGCTGCTGGGCGTCGCCTCGCTGGAGCCGTACTGGGCCGACCTCCTCGCCCAGGCCGTAAGGGGAGACGACGCGCCGCCCCCACCCGCCGGGTGAGAACGCTGCAGCCGCGTACGGCTACAGCACCCTCGCGA
Coding sequences:
- a CDS encoding GAF domain-containing protein is translated as MRADTCLPVPGVFLPSGNRERPASPAFPMDDPEQLPRAAADEVPGAAGGLDQLIRLAALTLGADVATVSLARSEGLVLESEVRLPDLRATRRSRPLATSLARYTLDADEPLVVHDALTFPLDPEVTSLADGFRSYAGVPLHSSGSGVPGTLSVAGYAPRDWTPAEIEVLRIIARTIVAEIDLKEEIRRLERAREEQAISERRNALQQLALGLRHELNNALAGLILEAELLAGGGAGYERYREAVASIQGQVWRIHDVLRRLDDVDALPTKPYLDCGVMIDLSEQGRT